One region of Arvicola amphibius chromosome 3, mArvAmp1.2, whole genome shotgun sequence genomic DNA includes:
- the LOC121677121 gene encoding disks large homolog 5-like, whose amino-acid sequence MPCRYAISLVFYCPTDTAAEPSSHPTLPTNTPVEEKMERLTTELQLMTSQRNELRERLIFITGGTVDNRPYHKPNPFYEKLKSEHDEVMLQMKRLEEENTMASQKFSELTKETVFYRGGRRRMTRPEYAECFSRGLQSRLQMQETQLEKKVDMLRQEKKKLLEDWDLLKIRLKDWKVICKDKEDTSDLKSQQQQDLKRLEERLQFLLKQKELFTPEKDVAEKQQHHFEDSQMRSKSLQTDLEPARAQDESHLQKELLEQEPPAEPHPQQLLNSGNACSSSSLDSRLE is encoded by the exons ATGCCTTGTCGCTATGCAATTTCACTTGTGTTCTATTGCCCCACAGATACTGCTGCGGAGCCATCGTCCCACCCAACGCTCCCCACAAACACACCAGtggaggagaaaatggagagGCTGACCACGGAGCTGCAGCTGATGACCAGCCAAAGAAATGAGCTGCGAGAACGCCTCATCTTCATCACAGGAGGCACCGTGGACAATAG GCCCTACCACAAGCCAAACCCATTCTATGAGAAGCTGAAGTCAGAACATGATGAGGTCATGTTGCAAATGAAGAGATTGGAGGAGGAGAACACCATGGCCTCACAGAAGTTCAGTGAGCTGACCAAAGAGACGGTCTTCTATCG GGGTGGCAGGAGGAGGATGACACGGCCTGAGTATGCAGAGTGTTTCTCCAGGGGTCTGCAGAGCCGGCTCCAGATGCAGGAGACTCAGCTGGAGAAGAAGGTGgacatgctgaggcaggagaaaaagaAGCTGTTGGAGGACTGGGACCTGCTGAAGATCCGCTTGAAGGACTGGAAAGTGATCTGTAAGGACAAAGAAGACACCAGTGACCTCAAATCCCAGCAACAACAG GATCTCAAAAGATTGGAGGAAAGACTTCAGTTCctgctgaagcagaaggagctgTTCACCCCCGAAAAAGACGTGGCAGAAAAGCAGCAGCATCACTTTGAGGACTCCCAGATGAG GTCCAAAAGTCTTCAAACTGATCTGGAACCGGCCCGAGCCCAGGATGAGAGCCACCTGCAGAAGGAGCTGCTAGAGCAAGAGCCACCTGCTGAGCCCCATCCCCAGCAACTACTGAATTCTGGGAATGCATGTTCTTCTTCAAGTTTGGATTCCCGTTTGGAATAG